Proteins from one uncultured Desulfuromonas sp. genomic window:
- a CDS encoding protein-glutamate O-methyltransferase CheR, translated as MTPNDSNGVLEMPRSVSMMTISDEEFNALRRLIYDRFGINLTDEKRSLLVGRLQKMLRTSKIATFQDYYDYLKTDTSGKAVSDLVNMVSTNYTYFNREKDHFDFFSKTALPMVCQMLQQQKRKDLRVWCAGCSSGEEAYTLVMLMHEYLGSQYGNWDAGILATDISERVLATATQGIYGADKVASLPKNLQKYFNRLPDGRMQVVDKVRKEVTFRRFNLMNTTFPFKKPFQIIFCRNVMIYFDQQTRNALVQRFHRSMEPEGYFFIGHSETLGRDSQLFRYIMPAAYQKGTL; from the coding sequence ATGACCCCTAATGACTCCAACGGCGTTCTGGAAATGCCTCGCAGTGTGTCAATGATGACCATCAGCGATGAGGAATTCAATGCCCTGCGCCGGTTGATCTATGACCGCTTCGGCATCAACCTCACCGACGAAAAACGCTCCTTGCTGGTCGGCCGTCTGCAAAAAATGCTGCGCACCAGCAAAATTGCCACGTTTCAGGATTATTACGACTACCTGAAAACGGATACCAGTGGCAAGGCGGTCAGCGATCTGGTCAACATGGTGTCGACGAATTACACCTATTTCAACCGCGAAAAAGACCATTTCGACTTTTTTTCAAAAACAGCCTTGCCGATGGTCTGCCAAATGCTCCAGCAACAAAAACGCAAAGATTTACGCGTCTGGTGCGCAGGCTGTTCCAGCGGTGAGGAAGCCTACACCCTGGTCATGCTGATGCATGAATATCTCGGCTCACAGTACGGCAACTGGGATGCCGGTATCCTTGCCACCGACATCTCTGAGCGCGTCTTGGCGACAGCCACCCAGGGAATTTACGGTGCCGACAAAGTCGCATCCCTGCCGAAAAACCTGCAGAAGTACTTCAACCGACTGCCTGACGGACGGATGCAGGTTGTTGACAAAGTGCGCAAAGAGGTGACGTTTCGCCGTTTCAACCTGATGAATACGACGTTTCCGTTCAAAAAGCCGTTTCAGATTATTTTTTGTCGTAACGTCATGATTTATTTTGACCAGCAAACACGCAACGCGTTAGTACAACGCTTTCATCGCAGCATGGAGCCGGAAGGATATTTCTTCATCGGCCACTCTGAAACTCTCGGTCGAGACAGCCAGCTGTTCAGATACATCATGCCTGCGGCTTACCAAAAAGGAACTTTGTGA
- a CDS encoding chemotaxis protein CheA, whose protein sequence is MTDELSSDQIEIIQEFVQESQDMIEQLEPTIIELGQTTDNETINAVFRLFHSMKGSAGFLEFNHITSVAHAAESLLDMVRSGKKILQPEHVTLLCECCDFTKEALETVDEHFTDDAMAEKGEAMAARFHEAMDSDAAPPVEEPVAEQPQAPPEAEAAPEQQSESEVEATKLDPSKIEATDDLTLEITPEMVERFVQEADELLETAEQSLLEWEKEPDSQDHVALIFRSIHSFKGNSGFFGYSTLEKLSHQIENVLDVVKSGGSFATENPFEVLLNSVDALKDGLNSLTEDGRDEIDEIDILIDALKALPSPRIGEVLVGKGVVDEETVNEALSQQKKPLGDVIVDMGKATKEQVDEALTTQTQTKKPATPARKAKPKGGAVKRQDIRVDLEKLDNLINLIGELVIAENMLIHNPDLEGLELESFNKAAQQMGKLVRELQEMAMIIRMVPVSGLFRRMIRLVHDLSVKSGKKVDLKLSGESTEVDKTVIETITDPLVHILRNSMDHGLEPPDERIAAEKDETGVIRLNACHEEGEVWITLEDDGRGLNKQKILAKAITNGLVDGDGSDLTDKEIYNLIFQPGFSTADKITDISGRGVGMDVVKQNLEKIKGKVDVDSIPGQGTKIKLRIPLTLAIIDGMLVRVGTARCIVPILSIKEAFRPQPDAITVTPDNEELVRVRENFFPVVRLHELLETTPEHSDLVEAILIVLEYQGRSICLMVDEIMGQQQTVIKGLSEYIGNVRGCSGCTILGNGDVSLILDVGNLVEMK, encoded by the coding sequence ATGACCGACGAGCTGAGCAGTGATCAAATAGAAATTATTCAGGAATTTGTTCAGGAAAGCCAGGACATGATCGAGCAGCTGGAGCCGACGATCATTGAGCTGGGACAAACGACTGATAACGAAACCATCAATGCCGTCTTTCGCCTGTTTCATTCCATGAAAGGCAGTGCCGGCTTTCTTGAATTCAACCACATCACCAGCGTTGCCCATGCGGCGGAAAGCCTGCTTGACATGGTGCGCTCCGGTAAAAAGATCTTGCAACCGGAGCATGTCACCTTGCTGTGTGAATGCTGCGACTTCACCAAGGAAGCGCTGGAAACCGTTGATGAGCATTTTACCGATGATGCGATGGCCGAAAAGGGTGAAGCCATGGCGGCTCGCTTCCATGAAGCCATGGACAGCGACGCGGCACCGCCGGTTGAAGAGCCTGTAGCAGAACAGCCACAAGCGCCCCCGGAGGCTGAAGCAGCGCCTGAACAACAATCCGAGAGCGAAGTTGAAGCCACAAAACTTGACCCCAGCAAAATTGAAGCCACCGACGACCTGACTCTGGAGATCACCCCGGAAATGGTCGAGCGCTTTGTTCAGGAGGCGGATGAGCTGCTGGAGACGGCTGAACAAAGCCTTCTTGAGTGGGAAAAAGAGCCGGACAGCCAAGATCATGTCGCCCTGATTTTCCGCAGCATTCACAGTTTCAAAGGAAACAGCGGTTTTTTTGGCTACAGCACCCTTGAGAAACTCAGTCATCAGATCGAGAACGTTCTCGATGTTGTAAAAAGCGGTGGTTCTTTTGCCACGGAGAACCCCTTTGAAGTTCTCCTGAACTCCGTAGACGCCCTGAAGGACGGACTCAACTCCCTGACGGAAGACGGTCGCGACGAAATCGATGAAATAGATATCCTTATTGATGCCCTTAAAGCTCTGCCGTCACCACGCATCGGCGAAGTTTTAGTTGGGAAAGGTGTTGTTGACGAAGAAACCGTCAACGAGGCGCTCAGCCAGCAGAAAAAACCGCTGGGAGATGTCATTGTCGACATGGGCAAGGCAACCAAAGAACAGGTTGACGAAGCTCTCACCACCCAGACTCAGACCAAAAAACCGGCAACTCCGGCGCGCAAGGCAAAACCAAAAGGAGGGGCCGTCAAACGTCAGGATATCCGGGTTGACCTTGAAAAACTCGACAACCTGATCAACCTGATCGGTGAGTTGGTTATCGCCGAAAACATGCTGATTCACAATCCCGATCTGGAAGGGCTGGAACTGGAGAGCTTCAACAAGGCAGCCCAACAGATGGGCAAACTGGTGCGTGAGCTTCAGGAGATGGCCATGATCATCCGGATGGTTCCGGTGTCCGGCCTGTTTCGTCGCATGATCCGCCTTGTGCATGACCTGTCGGTCAAGTCCGGCAAGAAAGTTGACCTGAAGCTGTCCGGTGAATCCACCGAAGTGGACAAGACGGTTATCGAAACCATTACCGATCCACTGGTTCATATCCTGCGCAACTCCATGGACCACGGCCTTGAACCGCCCGACGAGCGCATTGCCGCCGAAAAAGATGAAACAGGGGTTATCCGCCTTAACGCCTGCCATGAAGAGGGCGAAGTGTGGATCACCCTGGAGGATGATGGTCGCGGTCTCAACAAGCAGAAAATTCTTGCCAAAGCCATCACTAACGGCTTGGTTGACGGAGATGGTTCCGACCTCACCGACAAGGAGATCTACAACCTGATCTTCCAACCCGGCTTCTCGACGGCAGACAAGATCACCGACATCTCCGGCCGCGGCGTCGGCATGGACGTTGTTAAACAAAACCTTGAGAAAATCAAAGGTAAAGTCGACGTTGACAGCATTCCCGGTCAGGGGACCAAGATCAAATTACGCATCCCCCTGACTCTGGCTATTATCGACGGCATGTTGGTTCGGGTAGGCACGGCACGATGCATCGTTCCCATCCTGTCGATCAAAGAGGCGTTCCGACCGCAACCGGATGCCATCACAGTCACACCGGACAATGAGGAACTGGTTCGGGTGCGAGAAAACTTCTTCCCGGTGGTTCGCTTGCACGAACTGCTTGAGACCACACCGGAACATTCCGATCTCGTGGAAGCGATCCTGATTGTTCTGGAATATCAGGGCCGCAGCATCTGTCTGATGGTCGATGAGATTATGGGCCAACAGCAAACGGTTATTAAAGGGCTGTCCGAATATATCGGCAATGTCCGCGGCTGCTCCGGCTGCACCATTCTTGGCAATGGCGATGTCAGCCTCATTCTTGATGTTGGCAATCTGGTTGAAATGAAATAG
- the fliF gene encoding flagellar basal-body MS-ring/collar protein FliF yields the protein MADETKGNMFATIKGWPLSRKISLIAVTLFSLTLFALIIMQARHTDYQLLFANLSENDASSIVTWLKEQKVPYELRSGGQSVYVPADRVYETRLDLAGAGLPQGGGVGFEIFDKQSLGITDFVQKVNYLRAMQGELSRTVASLSPVSAARVHLALPQKRLFKSEQQRVTASIIVKLAPGRTLKESQVQGIVNLVAGSVEGLDSEYVTVVDAAGKVLSKKPDEGLSGPMTPGMLEYQRAVERQMESRAQAMLDRALGMANSLVKVTAVLDFAQVEKLEELYDPKSAVPRSEQLQEQKEGNSTAGGGVPGVQANLGDGVNTPGGGGSNSTSSAETTNYEISKVVNRTVAPVGTIKHLSVSVLVADKMTEAEEEGAEPSLTPRSEQELRTIEKMVQSALGIDKTRGDQLNVVSMPFADEFYEQPELPEASVTDQLYVYMPLMKYVLAGLGALVMYLMLVRPALKTLKSEATVQHFKTVKELEEEMAAGRSATVELDATEQMRQNILKAEHSPSQVIRTWMTDEE from the coding sequence ATGGCGGATGAGACCAAAGGAAATATGTTCGCGACAATCAAGGGCTGGCCCCTGTCACGCAAGATCAGCCTGATTGCCGTGACGCTGTTTTCGCTGACGTTGTTTGCGCTGATCATTATGCAGGCGCGCCATACCGACTACCAGCTGCTCTTTGCCAATTTATCAGAGAATGATGCCTCATCCATTGTGACCTGGTTGAAGGAGCAGAAGGTTCCTTATGAATTGCGCAGTGGCGGACAGTCGGTGTATGTTCCGGCAGATCGGGTTTACGAAACACGATTAGATCTTGCCGGTGCCGGTTTGCCGCAAGGCGGTGGTGTTGGATTTGAGATTTTTGACAAACAGAGTCTGGGGATTACCGATTTTGTTCAAAAGGTCAATTATCTGCGAGCCATGCAGGGGGAACTGTCGCGAACCGTTGCCTCACTGTCGCCGGTGTCTGCAGCCCGGGTGCATCTGGCCTTACCGCAGAAGCGTTTGTTTAAAAGTGAACAGCAGCGGGTGACCGCATCCATTATTGTCAAATTGGCCCCCGGTCGTACTCTCAAAGAGTCGCAGGTTCAGGGTATTGTCAATCTTGTTGCCGGAAGTGTCGAAGGGCTAGACTCGGAGTATGTCACCGTGGTGGATGCGGCCGGGAAGGTGTTGTCGAAAAAGCCGGATGAAGGGTTGAGTGGTCCCATGACTCCGGGGATGCTCGAGTATCAACGCGCCGTTGAGCGGCAGATGGAGAGCCGAGCCCAAGCCATGCTTGATCGCGCCTTGGGGATGGCCAACTCGTTGGTCAAGGTGACGGCGGTGCTCGATTTTGCCCAGGTGGAAAAGCTTGAAGAGCTATACGATCCCAAAAGTGCCGTGCCGCGCAGTGAGCAGTTGCAGGAACAAAAAGAGGGCAATTCGACTGCGGGTGGCGGTGTCCCCGGTGTGCAGGCAAACCTTGGCGACGGCGTCAATACCCCCGGTGGTGGAGGATCCAACAGTACCAGCAGTGCAGAAACCACCAACTATGAGATCAGCAAGGTGGTCAATCGGACCGTTGCTCCGGTTGGCACCATCAAGCACCTGTCCGTATCGGTTCTTGTGGCCGATAAGATGACGGAGGCCGAAGAAGAAGGTGCTGAACCTTCCCTTACGCCGCGTTCGGAACAGGAGTTGCGCACCATTGAAAAAATGGTGCAAAGCGCTTTGGGAATTGATAAAACACGCGGTGATCAGCTCAACGTGGTGTCGATGCCGTTTGCCGATGAGTTTTATGAGCAGCCCGAGCTGCCAGAGGCCAGCGTGACGGACCAGTTGTACGTGTACATGCCGTTGATGAAATATGTTCTCGCCGGCTTGGGAGCATTAGTCATGTATCTGATGCTGGTGCGTCCGGCGCTGAAAACACTGAAATCGGAAGCGACTGTGCAGCATTTTAAAACGGTTAAGGAGTTGGAAGAGGAGATGGCTGCCGGACGAAGTGCTACGGTAGAACTCGATGCAACAGAGCAGATGCGTCAGAACATTCTTAAGGCGGAACATTCTCCCTCCCAAGTCATTCGTACCTGGATGACCGATGAAGAGTAG
- the fliE gene encoding flagellar hook-basal body complex protein FliE, giving the protein MNDISIDTHLKSMMPKLSFDKETPQSGFADMLTEAIDQTNKAQLDADSAVTDLVTGKADNLHEVMLSMEEADVSMRMLVQIRNKVVDAYKEIIQMQV; this is encoded by the coding sequence ATGAACGATATCTCCATTGATACCCATCTCAAATCGATGATGCCGAAGCTCAGCTTCGACAAAGAAACCCCGCAAAGTGGTTTCGCTGATATGTTGACCGAAGCCATTGATCAGACCAATAAGGCTCAGCTGGATGCGGATTCAGCAGTCACCGATCTTGTCACCGGCAAGGCCGATAACCTGCATGAAGTGATGTTGTCGATGGAAGAGGCCGATGTGTCAATGCGGATGCTGGTGCAGATACGCAATAAAGTGGTAGATGCCTACAAGGAAATTATCCAGATGCAGGTGTGA
- the flgB gene encoding flagellar basal body rod protein FlgB, which yields MMTSGMMDQTALLMKKSMDLRLRNQQIIAANVANAQTPGYQAKTFTFEDALRQAAIGEGTDLEVTHPQHISTHGGAINNITGTVGEIRDTSGMGDRNTVEVDQEMINLAENQIMYEATTQLLNKKLSIVKYVVQGT from the coding sequence ATGATGACTTCAGGAATGATGGATCAAACAGCTCTGTTGATGAAAAAATCGATGGATCTGCGTTTGCGCAATCAGCAGATCATCGCAGCCAACGTGGCCAATGCCCAGACCCCGGGTTATCAGGCGAAGACCTTTACGTTTGAGGATGCTCTTCGCCAGGCGGCAATCGGTGAAGGGACCGACCTGGAGGTGACGCATCCCCAGCATATCTCGACGCATGGCGGGGCGATCAACAATATTACCGGTACCGTTGGCGAGATCCGCGATACGTCCGGCATGGGGGATCGCAATACGGTCGAGGTCGACCAGGAGATGATCAATCTAGCCGAAAACCAAATCATGTATGAGGCGACCACGCAATTGCTCAATAAAAAACTCAGTATTGTCAAATACGTGGTACAGGGAACATAA
- the flgC gene encoding flagellar basal body rod protein FlgC, whose product MDIFTSLNISSSALKAQRIRLDTISSNMANAETTRTPEGGPYRRKMVVFEPAQVSFADHLSAKEKSALNGVQVSQIVTEDSEPRLIFDPSHPDANDQGYVALPNIDLLKETTDMMLATRAYEANITTIKSAKRMALKALEIGK is encoded by the coding sequence ATGGATATTTTTACGTCACTGAACATCAGTTCGTCGGCGCTTAAAGCGCAACGTATCCGGCTGGACACGATCAGTTCCAATATGGCGAATGCTGAAACAACACGGACTCCCGAAGGGGGGCCGTATCGGCGTAAGATGGTGGTGTTTGAGCCGGCGCAGGTGAGCTTTGCCGATCACTTGTCGGCCAAAGAAAAAAGCGCGCTCAACGGGGTGCAGGTCAGTCAGATTGTCACGGAGGATTCCGAGCCACGGCTGATCTTTGATCCGAGCCACCCTGATGCCAACGATCAGGGGTATGTGGCGCTGCCCAATATCGACCTGCTTAAAGAGACAACCGACATGATGCTGGCGACTCGCGCTTATGAGGCGAATATCACAACCATCAAATCGGCGAAACGTATGGCGTTAAAAGCGTTGGAAATTGGCAAATAA